The following are encoded in a window of Naumovozyma castellii chromosome 8, complete genome genomic DNA:
- the DYS1 gene encoding deoxyhypusine synthase (ancestral locus Anc_5.343) — MSNVNEKLPEILQDAVLKESVPVPDDFIKVQGIDYSKENATDMRASDLVGAMKTMGFQASSLGQACDIIDNMRSWRGKHIDELSDHDKKGTFDEQGFQKTTIFMGYTSNLISSGLRETLRYLVQHKMVDAIVTSAGGIEEDLIKCLAPTYLGEFALKGADLREQGMNRIGNLLVPNDNYCKFEEWIVPILDKMLEEQDEYVKKHGDSCLEANQDLDSPIWTPSKMINRFGKEINDESSVLYWAHKNNIPVFCPSLTDGSIGDMLFFHTFRASPRQLRLDIVADIRKINSMSMEATRAGMIILGGGLIKHHIANACLMRNGADYAVYINTGQEFDGSDAGARPDEAVSWGKIKAEAKSVKVYADVTIVWPLIVAATFASGKPLKITRD; from the coding sequence ATGTCCAACGTCAACGAGAAGTTACCAGAAATATTACAGGATGCTGTCCTAAAGGAATCAGTTCCAGTCCCAGATGATTTCATCAAAGTGCAAGGTATCGACTATTCCAAGGAAAATGCCACCGACATGAGAGCCTCCGACTTGGTCGGTGCCATGAAGACCATGGGGTTCCAAGCCAGCTCCCTCGGACAAGCCTGTGATATCATTGATAACATGAGATCCTGGAGGGGTAAGCATATCGATGAATTGTCAGATCATGATAAGAAGGGGACTTTCGACGAACAGGGATTCCAAAAGACAACTATCTTTATGGGGTACACTTCTAACTTGATCTCATCCGGTTTAAGAGAAACTTTGAGATATTTAGTTCAACACAAGATGGTCGACGCTATTGTCACATCAGCTGGTGGTATCGAAGAAGATCTTATCAAATGTTTGGCACCAACTTATTTAGGTGAATTCGCATTAAAAGGTGCCGATTTACGTGAACAAGGTATGAACCGTATTGGTAACTTATTAGTTCCAAATGACAACTATTGTAAATTCGAAGAATGGATTGTCCCAATTTTAGATAAAATGTTggaagaacaagatgaaTACGTGAAGAAACATGGTGATTCTTGTTTAGAAGCCAACCAAGATCTGGACTCACCAATTTGGACTCCATCTAAGATGATCAATCGTTTCGGTAAggaaattaatgatgaatctTCTGTCTTGTACTGGGCTCACAAGAACAATATTCCTGTCTTCTGTCCATCTCTTACTGATGGTTCCATCGGTGATATGTTATTCTTCCATACTTTCAGGGCTTCTCCAAGACAATTGAGATTGGATATTGTTGCCGATATTCGTAAGATTAATTCTATGTCCATGGAAGCCACTAGAGCTGGTATGATCATTTTGGGTGGTGGTTTGATTAAGCATCATATTGCTAACGCCTGTTTGATGAGAAATGGTGCTGATTACGCCGTTTACATTAACACTGGTCAAGAATTTGATGGTTCCGATGCTGGTGCTAGACCAGATGAAGCTGTCTCTTGGGGTAAGATTAAGGCCGAGGCGAAGTCAGTTAAAGTTTATGCTGATGTTACCATTGTTTGGCCATTAATTGTTGCTGCAACTTTTGCCAGCGGTAAACCATTGAAGATTACTAGAGATTGA
- the HTD2 gene encoding hydroxyacyl-thioester dehydratase HTD2 (ancestral locus Anc_5.341), which translates to MVSSIAIIRDVLNPLQTARFNALLGTQLPSTLNLNLSFGDHLLFCNPFENKLDHDGYFHYQHPSSLLASPFLQYKRRLWVQGRIRQHVPSISLKQPKELICKESVQYIKKINEEHFVCLKREINDKEGIPLLEELRTLIYTDSNPQERTTTTLITDSAGETIGTFNFKEMDIIRYSQLTLNPHRIHWDKDYCRGTEGYRDIIVQGPFSLQVLLRIFEQYLKRQCHDTNISQIKYKNTAPLYPGTMITIHLLPGSTPNQYLLSMRDPTNVYLEAYVTLLEK; encoded by the coding sequence ATGGTTTCAAGTATCGCTATTATAAGGGATGTACTGAATCCCTTACAAACGGCTAGGTTTAATGCATTGTTAGGAACACAATTACCAAGCACACTAAACCTCAATTTATCTTTCGGAGATCATCTACTCTTCTGTAATCCTTTTGAGAACAAGCTCGACCACGACGGGTACTTCCATTACCAGCATCCATCCAGTTTACTAGCAAGTCCATTTTTACAATACAAACGAAGATTATGGGTTCAAGGAAGAATACGACAGCACGTCCCTTCAATCTCACTGAAGCAACCGAAAGAATTGATCTGCAAGGAGAGCGTTCAATACATAAAAAAGATAAACGAGGAACATTTTGTCTGCTTAAAGAGagaaattaatgataaagaagGAATTCCTCTTTTGGAAGAGCTCAGGACTTTAATATATACCGACTCAAACCCACAAGAAAGAACCACCACCACCCTCATCACCGACTCTGCGGGTGAAACAATTGGTACattcaacttcaaagaGATGGATATAATACGATACAGTCAATTGACTCTTAATCCACATAGAATTCACTGGGACAAAGATTATTGTAGAGGTACAGAAGGGTATCGCGATATAATTGTGCAGGGACCGTTCTCTCTTCAGGTACTATTGAGGATCTTCGAACAGTATTTGAAAAGGCAATGCCATGACACCAACATATCCCAAATCAAATACAAAAATACAGCACCACTGTACCCTGGCACCATGATTACAATCCATCTACTGCCAGGGAGCACTCCTAATCAGTATCTTTTGTCAATGAGAGATCCTACTAATGTTTACTTAGAGGCTTACGTAACCCTCCTCgagaaatga
- the TFB1 gene encoding TFIIH/NER complex subunit TFB1 (ancestral locus Anc_5.336) yields MSHSGAAIFKKVSGIITINEDANPTELIWRSTDGDKTHMILLDTIDKLQATPASSEKMMLRLMSKVDENKKMKDAEGNEVVAKPQTHMFSFNNRAVMDNIKITLQQIISRYKDDELYEEKRRKEAGGSAESANDGVTSSSATPMAVPLINTAKLDDSLSKEKLLTNLKLQQSLLKGNKNLMKTFQETVIHSGLPPDEFWSTRIPLLRAFALSTSQKVGPYNVLSTIKPVASSENKVNVNLSREKIYSIFGNYPIVKKAYDDNVPKNFKEPEFWARFFSSKLFRKLRGEKIMQNDRGDVIIDRYLTLDQEYDRKDDIALTHPVTKFIDIDGNTQDDPVKFGNKPDFTMQPGVDINGNSDGTVDILKGMNRLSEKMIMALENEYSRSNLQQEDPDEEERDGLKINDLDERYQAEYAMVHLKNRQHEESSPTPNSSATSDSSEKATNVIDTELVKTHITNTLHTLIEKLDLRKVVPEGDINNEINQKVIQAVKINAKQAKHNNMDSILGTFVGNKTDESEAKSELPTDLLESCRILHSTCCEFLKHFYLHFQSGEYKQASKVKKLYTHLKDCKEKLEELFNDVKNGDGQEMADTCTAYLSPVLQSITAAIKHYEYLYEMINRPKSVSPAPPVNA; encoded by the coding sequence ATGTCCCATTCAGGTGCTGCCATCTTTAAGAAGGTCTCTGGTATTATAACAATCAACGAGGACGCCAATCCAACTGAACTAATATGGAGGTCAACAGATGGGGATAAGACGCATATGATTCTGCTGGACACAATAGATAAATTACAAGCGACACCAGCCAGTTCAGAGAAGATGATGTTGAGATTGATGTCCAAAGTGGATGAGaataagaaaatgaagGATGCTGAGGGAAATGAAGTTGTGGCGAAACCTCAAACACACatgttttcatttaataataggGCGGTCATGGATAACATTAAGATTACTCTACAACAAATCATATCCAGAtataaagatgatgagCTATATGAGGAGAAGCGAAGAAAGGAAGCTGGAGGAAGTGCAGAGAGCGCAAATGATGGCGTGACATCGTCATCTGCCACACCCATGGCCGTCCCATTGATCAACACTGCCAAGTTGGATGATTCTTTATCTAAGGAGAAACTGTTGACCAACTTGAAATTGCAACAATCGTTATTGAAGGGGAAtaagaatttgatgaagacTTTCCAGGAAACTGTTATTCATTCCGGTCTACCACCTGATGAATTTTGGTCCACAAGAATTCCTCTCCTGAGAGCCTTTGCTTTGTCCACTTCGCAAAAAGTGGGACCATATAATGTGTTATCCACGATTAAACCAGTGGCATCGTCGGAGAATAAAGTGAATGTGAATCTATCTAGAGAGAAAATATATAGTATCTTTGGTAATTATCCCATTGTGAAAAAGGCCTATGATGATAATGTCCCGAAGAATTTTAAAGAACCTGAATTTTGGGCTAGATTTTTCTCATCAAAGTTGTTTAGAAAGTTGAGAGGTGAAAAAATCATGCAAAATGATAGAGGTgatgttattattgataGGTATTTGACTTTGGATCAGGAATATGATAGGAAAGATGACATTGCCTTGACTCATCCCGTGACTAAGtttattgatattgatggGAATACCCAGGATGACCCTGTAAAATTCGGTAATAAACCTGATTTTACCATGCAACCAGGTGTTGATATTAATGGGAACAGTGATGGGACTGTTGATATCTTAAAGGGGATGAACAGACTTAGTGAGAAGATGATTATGGCACtagaaaatgaatattCCAGATCAAACTTACAACAAGAAGATcctgatgaagaggaaaggGATGGTTTAAAGATTAATGATTTAGATGAAAGATATCAGGCAGAATATGCAATGGTGCATTTAAAGAATAGACAACATGAAGAAAGTTCGCCAACGCCGAATTCATCAGCTACTAGTGATAGCAGTGAGAAAGCCACCAATGTTATAGATACAGAATTGGTCAAGACTCATATTACTAATACATTACACACATTGATAGAGAAATTAGACCTTCGAAAGGTAGTCCCCGAAGGTGATATCAACAACGAAATCAATCAAAAAGTTATACAGGCGGTGAAGATTAATGCTAAGCAAGCTAAACACAACAACATGGACTCTATTCTGGGAACATTCGTTGGCAACAAGACAGATGAATCAGAGGCTAAATCGGAGTTACCAACTGATCTGTTAGAAAGTTGTAGGATTCTTCATAGTACATGTTGTGAATTCTTAAAGCATTTctatcttcattttcagaGTGGTGAATATAAGCAGGCCTCCAAAGTTAAGAAACTATACACTCATTTGAAAGACTGTAAGGAGAAACTGGAAGAATTGTTCAACGACGTCAAGAATGGGGATGGCCAAGAAATGGCTGATACATGTACGGCGTACTTGAGCCCCGTATTGCAATCCATCACAGCAGCTATAAAGCATTATGAATATCTGTATGAAATGATCAATCGGCCAAAATCAGTGTCACCAGCACCACCAGTTAATGCATAA
- the PTC7 gene encoding type 2C protein phosphatase PTC7 (ancestral locus Anc_5.362) — protein MFAATGLRTTVRQSPLLFYSMFTLLALALLIPILIPSLEYNFNRTCTQWYPLTKRSFTSASGTNGNGHYNYSTNQSSSYSTSASPFSYKTAVAYQPKDRDDQIYRNLKDSLASPTGEDNYFITSLDNNDEIFAAVADGVGGWAERNYDSSAISRELCKAMGQLTSSSSINKVTTPKQVLEVSFQKIKDDKIVQVGGTTAIVAHFQKDGVLKVANLGDSWCGVFRNETLVFQTKLQTVGFNAPYQLSIIPDSLLKEAALKGSSYIQNVPSDADEYTFQLQKNDIVMMATDGVTDNIITDDISLFLKDESAQIQKNLQNVTEKFVKKVVALSKDPNYPSLFSQELSKLTGKPYRGGKEDDITVVVVKVE, from the coding sequence ATGTTTGCAGCCACTGGACTCAGAACAACAGTGAGACAGTCTCCGCTTCTCTTCTACAGTATGTTCACCCTTCTCGCCCTAGCGCTCCTCATCCCAATACTAATACCCTCTTTAGAATACAACTTCAATCGTACCTGCACCCAATGGTACCCCCTTACCAAGAGAAGCTTCACCTCTGCAAGCGGTACCAATGGTAATGGCCATTACAATTACAGCACTAATCAATCGTCATCGTATTCCACGTCCGCCTCACCATTCAGCTATAAAACCGCCGTGGCCTACCAGCCAAAGGATAGAGATGATCAGATATATAGGAACTTGAAGGATTCCCTTGCATCACCTACGGGGGAAGACAACTATTTTATTACTTCGTTGGATaacaatgatgaaatattcgCTGCTGTCGCTGATGGTGTCGGTGGATGGGCGGAAAGAAACTATGACTCAAGTGCCATATCGAGAGAATTGTGTAAGGCAATGGGTCAATTAACCTCCTCATCCTCAATCAATAAAGTTACTACCCCAAAACAAGTGCTAGAGGTATCgtttcaaaaaattaaggATGATAAGATTGTTCAAGTCGGTGGGACTACAGCCATTGTGGCTCACTTCCAGAAGGATGGTGTTTTGAAGGTGGCCAACTTGGGTGATTCGTGGTGTGGCGTATTTAGAAATGAAACTTTGGTCTTTCAAACGAAATTACAAACCGTTGGGTTCAATGCACCATAtcaattatcaattatCCCTGACAGTTTGCTTAAAGAAGCAGCATTGAAAGGTTCATCGTATATTCAAAACGTGCCTTCCGATGCAGATGAGTATACTTTCCAATTGCAAAAGAATGATATTGTTATGATGGCCACAGATGGTGTCACTGATAATATTATCACAGATGATATTTCActgtttttgaaagatgaaagtgcacaaattcaaaagaaCTTACAAAATGttactgaaaaatttgtaaaGAAAGTAGTGGCTCTCAGTAAAGATCCAAACTACCCAAGTCTTTTCTCGCAAGAATTATCTAAATTGACAGGAAAACCATATAGAGGTggtaaagaagatgatattaCCGTAGTTGTCGTGAAAGTTGAATAG
- the NMD2 gene encoding Nmd2p (ancestral locus Anc_5.363): protein MENERRIQLHTLNTRAWAGEEVFPLKSQKLDSSIKRNTGFIRKLKKGFLKESTASLLKDLSELSLEKYMSEVIATVNEALTNVSNKNDEVVAAVEVVCALHQRFNERFTPQLFQLFLNNFANPEKEKETEKEELLRINRLKGKLYVLTELYLVGVFTSLEHIESKEALPFYLQKKIHRREPIIFSVLKEILNYRFKLGYTTTLATSFVKRYPFLFDTEDKALDECIYDESLKDSLKTLFKVFSDAVFSKVVDINKRMKKLSKEHQKCQIRTGKVRDEYIDERDILEPIFERFDAATKVFAEYFKLPLPDLGVEQDTGTEETSGSMITNQLPPPSERLWENDETKRFYENLPDIQEVVETANIESVNASTDQINSFFTEMETANSKADIDKLCLTYWSSGIDNKATRNRLLKFFIETKEWSKLNIYARFLATNHKYMPEITDEFVQYLDNGFRSQLHSNRLNLKNIMFYSEMMKFMLIPLFMVFHKIRSLIMNMQVPNNIEILTVFLEYSGKFLINNPETKPQMEKMVQLIRDKTKDRQLNINTKNALENIITLLYPPSVKSLNLKKKQYTPEQQFYRILIRSELSNIDSKHTIKLLRKAHWDDPAVYKTLLSLFTKPWKINYQNVPTLVKILNGLYMYHRNFIIKCIDQVLEDIERGLEINEYSENRHRIAQVRYLVEIYNMEMIKSDVLLEKIFQILKFGHPNNQPNPFNLNEMDLPDNYFRIQLITTILLNVRRFPATLNKNLNFLLAFFDYYIFTKDQPLPKETQFKVVDTFERLKSKSGFERSADLYESAMKLEKLVKANGKPIINKNLDTTKKVGESAMAERLLPTTDNIEDDDDDDDDENDDGTQLVDEDSEEENSFEDSNSEQSSSESGEDDSDEEESDSENESDSRVDTDEENDDFIDIDADRDRERRRMYDEFEKKLQGNEEVKVQDELERQFQQIMQESLEARKSEKVSTGKIPMIGNIPKAPLEKTVSSSSVDSRMSTESTSSGKPNKVAFTFLTKAGKKTQSRVLELPSNVKFVSNVLEEEEKLKNEREKIKKIVLQRSFD from the exons ATGGAA AATGAAAGAAGAATACAATTACATACGCTGAATACAAGAGCATGGGCTGGCGAAGAAGTGTTCCCATTAAAAAGCCAGAAACTAGACTCCAGTATTAAGAGAAATACAGGTTTTATTAGGAAGTTAAAGAAAGGTTTTCTCAAGGAATCTACCGCATCGTTGTTGAAAGATCTATCCGAACTTTCATTGGAAAAGTACATGTCAGAAGTTATTGCAACAGTTAACGAAGCTTTAACAAATGTCTCAAAcaaaaatgatgaagtCGTTGCTGCCGTGGAAGTAGTATGCGCACTACATCAACGATTTAACGAGAGGTTTACACCGcaattgttccaattgttcttgaataaCTTTGCAAATCCTGAAAAGGAGAAGGAAACGGAGAAAGAAGAACTGTTAAGGATAAATAGATTAAAAGGGAAATTGTATGTTTTAACAGAACTTTATCTAGTCGGTGTCTTCACGTCGCTGGAACATATTGAGTCAAAAGAAGCATTGCCATTTTATCTCcagaaaaaaattcataGAAGGGAACCCATAATCTTTAGTGTATTAAAGGAGATTTTAAATTACAGGTTCAAACTAGGTTACACTACTACGTTGGCTACATCATTTGTCAAAAGATACCCATTTCTTTTTGATACTGAAGACAAAGCATTAGATGAATGCATATATGATGAATCATTAAAGGATTCTTTAAAAACCCTTTTCAAGGTATTCAGTGATGCAGTCTTTTCCAAAGTAGTtgatataaataaaagaatgaaaaaacTGAGTAAAGAACATCAGAAATGTCAGATACGTACCGGAAAAGTTAGAgatgaatatattgatgaaagGGATATATTGGAACCAATCTTCGAAAGATTTGATGCAGCTACAAAGGTGTTTGCAGAATATTTCAAGCTTCCTTTACCTGATTTAGGTGTAGAACAAGATACTGGGACAGAGGAGACTTCTGGTTCTATGATTACGAATCAATTGCCCCCACCGAGCGAGAGATTATGggaaaatgatgaaacgAAGAGATTTTATGAGAATTTGCCAGATATTCAAGAAGTAGTAGAAACGGCTAATATTGAATCAGTCAATGCATCGACGGATCAaatcaattctttctttacAGAAATGGAGACAGCAAATTCTAAAGCGGATATTGATAAGCTTTGCTTAACTTATTGGTCTAGTGGTATTGACAATAAAGCCACCCGTAATAGATTATTGAAGTTTTTCattgaaacaaaagaatGGAGCAAGTTGAACATATATGCTCGTTTCCTTGCCACTAATCATAAGTATATGCCAGAAATTACTGACGAGTTTGTCCAATACCTGGATAATGGGTTTAGAAGTCAATTACATTCAAATAggttaaatttgaaaaatataatgttCTACAGTgaaatgatgaagtttaTGTTGATTCCATTATTTATGGTTTTTCACAAGATCAGGTCATTGATTATGAACATGCAAGttccaaataatattgaGATTTTGACTGtgtttttggaatattcTGGTAAATTTTTGATTAACAACCCAGAAACCAAACCACAAATGGAGAAAATGGTACAATTAATTAGAGACAAAACGAAGGATAGACAACTGAATATAAATACTAAAAATGCcttggaaaatataataaccCTGCTCTATCCACCATCTGTCAAGTCCTTAAACCTTAAGAAGAAACAGTACACACCGGAGCAACAATTTTATCGTATCTTAATCAGAAGTGAACTATCCAACATTGACAGTAAGCACACCATCAAACTGTTAAGAAAGGCGCATTGGGATGATCCTGCTGTTTATAAAACGCTACTTTCCTTGTTTACCAAGCCATGGAAGATTAATTATCAGAATGTTCCCACATTAGTGAAGATTCTCAATGGGTTATACATGTACCAcagaaatttcattatcaaatgcATAGACCAAGTTttagaagatattgaaagagGATTAGAGATCAATGAATATAGTGAGAATAGACATAGAATTGCTCAAGTGAGATATCTCgttgaaatttataatatGGAAATGATTAAATCCGATGTTCTTTTggagaaaatatttcagattCTTAAATTTGGACATCCAAATAATCAACCAAACCCCttcaatttgaatgaaatgGATCTGCCTGATAATTACTTCAGAATTCAATTGATAACGACAATTCTATTGAATGTAAGAAGATTCCCAGCGACATTAAacaagaatttaaatttcttgttggCATTTTTCGACTATTACATCTTTACCAAGGATCAACCGTTACCAAAGGAGACACAATTCAAAGTTGTTGACACTTTTGAGAGACTCAAGAGTAAGTCGGGTTTTGAAAGATCCGCTGATCTATATGAAAGTGCaatgaaattggaaaaattggtTAAAGCTAATGGCAAAcctattattaataaaaatttggaCACAACTAAAAAAGTGGGCGAATCTGCAATGGCAGAACGTTTGTTGCCCACTACtgataatattgaagatgatgatgatgatgatgatgatgagaatgatgatggtaCTCAACTTGTAGACGAGGACTCGGAAGAGGAaaattcatttgaagattccAACAGTGAGCAATCATCCAGTGAAAGTGGTGAAGATGACTctgatgaggaagaatcTGATAGTGAAAACGAAAGTGACAGTCGAGTTGATACTgatgaagagaatgatgattttataGATATTGATGCTGATAGAGatagagaaagaagaaggatgTATGATGAATTCGAGAAGAAGTTACAAGGGAATGAAGAAGTGAAAGTTCaggatgaattggaaagacAATTCCAGCAGATCATGCAAGAATCTTTAGAGGCCAGGAAATCTGAGAAGGTGAGTACAGGTAAAATCCCGATGATTGGGAACATTCCAAAGGCTCCACTTGAGAAGACTGTAAGTTCTAGCTCGGTTGATTCGAGGATGTCTACTGAATCTACTTCTTCAGGAAAGCCAAATAAAGTTGCGTTTACATTTTTAACGAAAGCTGGGAAGAAAACACAATCAAGAGTATTAGAATTACCATCTAATGTAaaatttgtttcaaatgtgttggaggaggaggaaaaACTAAAGAATGAACGTGAGAAGATCAAAAAGATTGTTTTACAACGATCTTTTGATTAA
- the NCAS0H01730 gene encoding uncharacterized protein (ancestral locus Anc_5.365) produces MLSSLLNFTVLALTGTLMYRWSYNVLWFKLGHLFDNISPPSKKDELSLSNSWRSEINDNSTTFFEKFYTEYSLPSHTIVNYIRIFFSIALTCYTITIEIILWQIKSATVNKSADFITNWIWPLISISLSLILLLFQPFLILLSLLNKFFNDRFNIDRLVIPTSALMLVFISILNLIKFGPFQYTHNILTRLSIAGVTLMATLSGIATVSTSYYTFLYVWNKYRKSKRSISRMHLSGDDRINQRFVVWASHTEIKEKLESYLYNINQDLNALEKVKSEPHMKNNMEMERLMERIGYHQLEVGKLETLLKKPSNLRTLRKVFDVGFLIYCVYKIVNTFTVRIPSIIIASLQPPMEPEFDLFDKKRISDPLAVTLANILDFFLFRFNYQHDLDSLVKQISLLLSTSLFVCSISTVNTTISYLLEILPIRFQVLAMFAMKNNDDIDNLPTFRRNSKNAMEKTPSIIKNLIVSELTGIYVIATVLMIRSNLPFEVSKKMKDLLGEKFTVPNIIIDYWFDEVFAVSCILTSIFIIFAERRFSSTNKAK; encoded by the coding sequence ATGTTAAGCTCACTACTCAACTTCACTGTCCTGGCACTAACCGGGACCCTGATGTATCGATGGTCGTATAATGTACTATGGTTTAAATTGGGCCACTTGTTTGATAACATATCACCGCCTTCTAAGAAGGACGAACTATCATTATCTAACAGCTGGAGATCagaaataaatgataaCAGTACcacattttttgaaaaattctacACTGAATACTCACTTCCTTCTCATACCATTGTTAACTATATCAGaatcttcttttccattGCATTAACCTGCTATACCATaactattgaaattattctATGGCAAATTAAATCTGCAACCGTTAATAAATCAGCCGATTTTATAACTAATTGGATCTGGCCTTTGATCTCTATTTCGCTCTCATTGATATTGCTACTTTTCCAACCATTTCTCATTTTGCTTTCCCTCCtgaataaattctttaatgatAGATTCAATATTGACCGTTTAGTGATACCTACGAGCGCACTGATGCTAGTATTCATCTctattttaaatttgattaaATTTGGACCATTCCAATACACTCACAATATCTTAACAAGGTTGTCCATAGCAGGAGTGACATTAATGGCGACATTATCTGGAATTGCGACGGTATCTACATCCTACTATACATTCTTATATGTTTGGAACAAATACAGAAAAAGCAAGAGAAGTATTTCCAGGATGCACTTATCTGGTGATGATAGAATAAACCAAAGATTTGTCGTCTGGGCTTCCCACactgaaattaaagaaaagttAGAGTCATATTTGTACAACATTAACCAGGACCTTAATGCTTTAGAAAAAGTTAAGAGTGAGCCACATATGAAAAATAACATGGAGATGGAGAGATTGATGGAAAGAATTGGGTACCATCAGCTAGAAGTTGGTAAATTAGAAACGCTTCTGAAAAAGCCTTCCAACCTAAGGACTTTAAGAAAGGTTTTTGATGTCGGgtttttaatttattgtGTATATAAAATTGTTAACACTTTCACAGTTAGGATACCGTCTATCATAATTGCCTCACTGCAACCTCCAATGGAACCTGAATTCGACCTTTTTGATAAGAAGAGAATTTCTGATCCTCTAGCTGTAACTTTAGCCAATATTCTGGATTTTTTCCTATTCCGTTTTAATTATCAACATGACTTAGATTCCCTTGTTAAACAAATATCACTGCTATTATCCACTTCACTATTTGTATGTTCCATTTCCACTGTAAATAcaacaatttcatatttattggaaattctGCCGATAAGGTTTCAAGTCTTAGCAATGTTTGCTATGAAGAATAACGACGATATAGATAATCTACCCACGTttagaagaaattcaaagaatgcTATGGAAAAAACACCATcaataattaaaaatttaattgtcTCTGAACTAACAGGTATATATGTAATCGCAACTGTCTTGATGATAAGGTCGAATCTACCGTTTGAAGTATCAAAAAAGATGAAGGATCTTTTGGGAGAGAAATTCACTGTCCCTAACATAATTATTGATTATTGGTTTGATGAAGTTTTTGCTGTTTCATGCATCCTCAcatcaatatttataatatttgCAGAAAGACGATTTTCAAGTACAAATAAAGCAAAGTAG